One window of Roseofilum capinflatum BLCC-M114 genomic DNA carries:
- the cas7d gene encoding type I-D CRISPR-associated protein Cas7/Csc2 has product MSFLTTVDSKFFHDAIPYKPMGKYAHFLTLRVTESYPLFQTDGELNKSRVRAGIQDKTPISRLAMFKRKQSTPERLVGRELLRNYGLMTAEECEYNVKFAMDNPDCIIYGFAIGDSGSEKSKVVVDTAFSITDFAESHESFTLNAPYENGTMASKGEGDSNKGEVTSRINQQDHIKPQVFFPSIVTLKDPTEAGFLYVFNNILRTRHYGAQTTRTGRVRNHCIGVVFADGEITSNLRWTQAIYDVLKQGDKLGGYDPLNEDDVIEAAQTTMVDLMRDEYLVHQDYIGDTFVPLLTEVKEIIGNEEKLKELLTTADGEAKTYASAHIKKPKKPAAAK; this is encoded by the coding sequence ATGTCTTTTCTAACCACTGTCGATAGCAAATTTTTCCATGATGCTATTCCCTATAAACCCATGGGAAAATATGCCCATTTTCTCACCCTCCGCGTGACTGAATCCTATCCTCTCTTTCAAACGGATGGCGAGTTAAATAAATCACGAGTCCGTGCCGGGATTCAAGATAAAACTCCCATTAGTCGCCTGGCAATGTTCAAGCGCAAACAGTCTACCCCAGAGCGTTTGGTGGGACGGGAACTCCTGCGGAACTACGGATTGATGACGGCTGAGGAGTGCGAATACAATGTTAAATTTGCTATGGATAACCCGGACTGTATTATCTATGGATTTGCGATCGGAGATTCTGGTTCAGAGAAATCAAAAGTTGTGGTTGATACTGCCTTTTCCATCACCGATTTTGCCGAATCCCATGAATCTTTTACCCTCAATGCTCCCTATGAAAATGGAACTATGGCTTCTAAGGGAGAAGGAGATAGCAACAAGGGAGAAGTTACCAGTCGAATTAATCAGCAAGATCACATTAAACCGCAAGTCTTTTTCCCCAGTATCGTCACCCTAAAAGATCCCACAGAAGCGGGTTTTCTCTATGTCTTCAACAACATTTTACGCACCCGCCATTATGGAGCGCAAACCACTCGCACCGGACGGGTTCGGAATCACTGTATTGGTGTGGTTTTTGCGGATGGCGAAATTACCAGCAATCTGCGCTGGACTCAGGCGATTTATGATGTTTTAAAACAAGGGGATAAACTAGGAGGATATGACCCCTTGAATGAAGATGATGTGATTGAAGCAGCGCAAACTACTATGGTGGATTTGATGAGAGATGAATATCTGGTACATCAGGATTATATTGGCGATACTTTTGTGCCCTTGTTAACTGAAGTCAAGGAGATTATCGGTAATGAGGAGAAGTTGAAAGAGTTGTTGACAACCGCAGATGGTGAAGCCAAGACCTATGCTTCAGCTCATATTAAAAAACCGAAGAAACCTGCTGCTGCCAAATAA
- the cas5d gene encoding type I-D CRISPR-associated protein Cas5/Csc1, with the protein MAFIYHLQLELHDSLYFATREIGRLYETEPIIHNYALCYALGLVDNPQYATTVNETESYRYFCRNQVPQYEEHLTPLNQQGIYVTPARAVHYQTVLTTWKYANNNYHVEMEKTAKNWPSFGRNKEVAPESKFECFVISSKKISFRKWVRLGKWLSKAEVTCTSVQEVKASASEQEFVYSHPLNPLDVMFSHQVIGYDVINMPPVSLIRNVRLRGSYYQIESEKIKLPAGMAYQFAPR; encoded by the coding sequence ATGGCTTTTATTTATCACCTGCAACTGGAACTTCATGATAGTCTCTATTTCGCTACTCGTGAAATCGGAAGACTGTATGAAACTGAACCGATTATTCACAATTATGCCCTCTGTTATGCCTTGGGATTGGTGGATAATCCCCAATATGCAACAACGGTTAATGAAACCGAGTCTTATCGCTACTTTTGCCGCAATCAAGTCCCCCAGTATGAGGAACATCTCACTCCATTGAATCAACAGGGAATTTATGTGACTCCTGCTAGAGCAGTGCATTATCAAACTGTCCTCACGACTTGGAAATATGCTAATAACAACTACCATGTGGAGATGGAAAAAACAGCGAAAAACTGGCCGAGTTTTGGACGCAATAAGGAGGTTGCGCCAGAGAGCAAGTTTGAATGCTTTGTGATTAGTTCCAAAAAGATTAGTTTTCGGAAATGGGTTCGTTTGGGGAAATGGCTCAGTAAGGCAGAAGTTACTTGTACAAGTGTGCAAGAGGTGAAAGCTTCAGCTTCGGAACAGGAGTTTGTTTATTCCCACCCTCTTAATCCTTTAGATGTGATGTTTTCCCATCAAGTGATTGGCTATGATGTGATTAACATGCCTCCAGTGAGTTTAATTCGCAATGTGCGCTTGCGGGGTTCTTATTATCAGATTGAGAGTGAGAAGATTAAGCTCCCTGCTGGTATGGCATACCAATTTGCTCCAAGATGA
- the cas6 gene encoding CRISPR-associated endoribonuclease Cas6, with protein MPYSLVLNLTPLSPIPLGYLSGRHLHALFLNLVSSVDRTLGDRLHDSQADKPFTLSPLQTRRHFKTLQCEHQHAIPAETGCWWRISLLDDALFGELTQLWLHLNRDKPWHLGPADLMITSILATPQSTHPWANSCSYSQLYEQASERDNSFRFCIATPMAFRQGKYDTALPSGDRLFASLRQRWNKYSGIEIPELALDTVFPSFFDIQTAIVADKRSKFIGSIGEITFRFLGDAPPTTLKHLNTLANYALYCGIGRKTTMGMGMARRIN; from the coding sequence ATGCCCTATAGCCTCGTTCTCAACCTCACTCCCCTCTCCCCCATCCCTCTCGGATACCTGAGTGGACGGCATCTGCACGCGCTTTTCCTCAACCTGGTTAGCTCCGTCGATCGCACCCTCGGCGATCGCCTGCACGACTCCCAAGCCGATAAACCTTTCACCCTCTCCCCCCTGCAAACCCGTCGCCACTTCAAAACCCTACAGTGTGAACATCAACACGCTATCCCGGCTGAAACCGGCTGCTGGTGGCGGATCTCCCTGCTCGATGATGCGCTCTTTGGAGAACTCACCCAACTTTGGCTCCATCTCAACCGGGATAAACCTTGGCATTTAGGCCCTGCGGATCTGATGATTACCAGTATCCTTGCCACTCCCCAGTCTACCCATCCCTGGGCGAACTCCTGTTCCTACAGCCAACTCTATGAGCAAGCCTCAGAGCGCGATAATAGCTTTCGCTTCTGCATTGCCACCCCCATGGCTTTCCGCCAAGGCAAATATGATACGGCGCTGCCCAGTGGCGATCGCCTCTTTGCCAGTTTGCGCCAACGGTGGAACAAGTATAGCGGTATTGAGATTCCCGAACTGGCTCTAGATACCGTATTTCCCAGTTTTTTCGACATCCAAACGGCGATCGTTGCCGATAAACGCAGTAAATTTATTGGCTCTATTGGCGAAATTACCTTCCGATTTCTCGGCGATGCCCCCCCTACCACTCTCAAACACCTGAACACCCTCGCTAACTATGCCCTCTACTGCGGCATTGGACGCAAAACTACCATGGGAATGGGCATGGCAAGACGGATCAATTAA
- the cas4 gene encoding CRISPR-associated protein Cas4, with the protein MNTEVPISALNQYAYCPHRCWRMFCTGEFEDNAYTIEGTTIHDRVHTLSQEMRDDTWQVRSIWLKSEQYHLIGKSDLIEAQNGQLYPVEYKRGKVGDHENDALQVCAQALCLEEMTGTAVTEGFVYYAQSHQRHPVKIDEGLRQEAIATIQAIQKLFSGDLIPPPKYSPRCRGCSLYAACLPQATKKLKNYQEVS; encoded by the coding sequence ATGAACACCGAAGTTCCTATTTCTGCCCTCAATCAATATGCTTATTGTCCCCATCGCTGTTGGCGGATGTTTTGTACTGGAGAATTTGAAGACAATGCCTACACCATTGAAGGGACAACCATTCACGATCGCGTCCACACACTCAGTCAAGAGATGCGCGATGATACCTGGCAAGTGCGATCCATTTGGCTCAAATCCGAACAGTATCACCTGATTGGTAAATCCGATTTAATTGAAGCCCAAAATGGCCAACTTTATCCCGTCGAGTATAAGCGAGGCAAAGTTGGCGACCATGAAAATGATGCCCTGCAAGTCTGCGCTCAAGCCCTGTGTCTCGAAGAAATGACCGGCACTGCGGTGACTGAAGGCTTTGTCTATTATGCCCAATCTCACCAACGGCATCCTGTGAAGATCGATGAGGGGTTGCGGCAAGAGGCGATCGCCACCATCCAAGCCATTCAAAAACTTTTTTCAGGAGACCTCATACCCCCACCCAAATATAGCCCCAGATGCCGTGGATGTAGCCTCTACGCCGCCTGTTTGCCCCAAGCCACCAAAAAACTCAAAAATTACCAAGAAGTGAGCTAA
- the cas1d gene encoding type I-D CRISPR-associated endonuclease Cas1d → MGTLYVTQENAFIGKVDERIHVKVEKQKIADVPLIKVDGVVAFGAVNFSPDLAEELLNRRIPFSLVTSTGRYRGTLEPELRKNIFLRQHQWAADGNTPQAIHLVQAFVRGKLKNYRTTLQRRGRRADIDLSEEIEQLKGIIGAISTTDAINSLRGLEGAGSATYFRSFNQLIQNPNFTFTTRNRRPPTDPVNSLLSLGYALLRHDIQSAVNIVGFDPYLGYLHVKHYGRPALALDLMEEFRPLVVDSMVLETLNRQVLSPNDFIQQPISKETSLTREALKTFLRCYQEKKQSSFKHPVMKTQCTYQEAFEIQARLLGKYLMGETEQYPPLVLQ, encoded by the coding sequence ATGGGAACCCTTTATGTCACCCAAGAAAACGCCTTCATCGGTAAAGTCGATGAACGCATTCATGTCAAAGTTGAAAAACAAAAAATTGCCGACGTTCCTCTGATTAAAGTTGATGGAGTCGTCGCTTTTGGAGCCGTCAACTTTTCCCCTGACCTAGCTGAAGAATTACTCAACCGTCGCATTCCCTTTTCCTTGGTCACCTCTACCGGAAGATATCGAGGAACTCTAGAACCAGAACTGAGAAAAAATATCTTTCTGCGCCAACATCAATGGGCCGCTGATGGCAATACGCCCCAAGCCATTCACCTGGTGCAAGCCTTTGTACGGGGGAAACTGAAAAACTACCGCACCACCTTACAGCGCAGAGGGCGACGAGCAGACATTGATCTGAGCGAAGAGATTGAACAATTGAAAGGTATTATAGGGGCGATCTCCACCACCGATGCTATCAACTCCCTACGCGGACTCGAAGGAGCCGGAAGTGCCACCTACTTCCGCAGCTTCAACCAACTCATCCAAAACCCCAACTTCACCTTCACCACCCGCAACCGTCGCCCCCCTACCGACCCCGTAAACTCCTTACTCAGTCTCGGTTACGCCCTCCTGCGCCACGACATCCAAAGCGCCGTAAATATTGTCGGTTTCGACCCCTATCTCGGCTATCTCCATGTCAAACACTACGGCCGTCCTGCCCTTGCGCTCGACCTAATGGAAGAATTTCGCCCCTTAGTCGTCGATAGCATGGTTCTCGAAACCCTCAACCGTCAAGTCCTCAGCCCCAACGACTTCATCCAACAACCCATCAGTAAGGAAACCTCCCTTACCCGCGAAGCTCTGAAAACCTTTCTGCGCTGTTATCAAGAGAAAAAACAGTCCTCTTTCAAACACCCGGTGATGAAAACCCAATGCACCTACCAAGAGGCTTTTGAAATTCAAGCTCGTCTTCTGGGCAAATACCTGATGGGCGAAACGGAACAATATCCTCCTCTAGTCCTGCAATAA
- a CDS encoding AbrB/MazE/SpoVT family DNA-binding domain-containing protein, translating into MALTQITPSGEIVLPPEIINWLQLKPGDSIYVAISPDGKVYLEPAKIDVRTLSGILYQEGRTPVSLEEMDRAISDCAGESV; encoded by the coding sequence ATGGCACTGACTCAAATTACTCCTTCTGGGGAAATTGTTCTACCTCCAGAAATTATCAACTGGTTGCAACTCAAACCCGGTGACTCCATCTATGTTGCCATTTCTCCGGATGGTAAAGTGTATTTAGAACCGGCTAAAATTGATGTTCGCACCTTATCGGGTATCCTCTATCAAGAAGGGCGCACACCGGTTTCGTTAGAAGAGATGGATAGGGCAATCTCAGATTGTGCAGGAGAGTCAGTTTGA